One Nonomuraea angiospora DNA segment encodes these proteins:
- a CDS encoding 4Fe-4S dicluster domain-containing protein: MGRVGFFTDTSICIGCKACEVACKEWNAVPEDGLAFTGMSYDNTVSLGADTWRHVAFVEQRRPLGHQEPGVGDMDFRWLMASDVCKHCTEAACLDVCPTGSLFRTEFGTVVVQQDVCNGCGYCVPACPFGVIGKRESSGVAAKCTMCYDRLGDGQEPACAKTCPTDSIQFGDLDELRERAERRLGQVREAGTASARLYGHDPGDGVGGMGAFFLLLDEPEVYGLPPGPVVTTRDLPSMWRHAGVAAFALLAGVTAMALPIWRRRG; encoded by the coding sequence ATGGGCCGCGTGGGGTTCTTCACCGACACGAGCATCTGCATCGGCTGCAAGGCGTGCGAGGTGGCCTGCAAGGAGTGGAACGCCGTCCCCGAGGACGGCCTGGCCTTCACCGGCATGTCCTACGACAACACCGTGAGCCTGGGCGCCGACACCTGGCGGCACGTCGCGTTCGTCGAGCAGCGCCGGCCGCTCGGCCACCAGGAGCCCGGGGTCGGCGACATGGACTTCCGCTGGCTGATGGCCTCCGACGTGTGCAAGCACTGCACGGAGGCGGCCTGCCTGGACGTGTGCCCGACGGGCTCGCTGTTCCGCACCGAGTTCGGCACGGTCGTGGTGCAGCAGGACGTCTGCAACGGGTGCGGCTACTGCGTGCCCGCCTGCCCGTTCGGGGTGATCGGCAAGCGGGAGAGCAGCGGCGTGGCCGCCAAGTGCACCATGTGCTACGACCGGCTGGGCGACGGGCAGGAGCCCGCGTGCGCCAAGACGTGCCCGACGGACTCGATCCAGTTCGGGGACCTCGACGAGCTGCGCGAGCGGGCCGAGCGCCGGCTCGGCCAGGTGCGCGAGGCGGGGACGGCCTCCGCCCGCCTGTACGGGCACGACCCGGGCGACGGGGTGGGCGGCATGGGGGCGTTCTTCCTGCTGCTGGACGAGCCCGAGGTCTACGGCCTGCCGCCCGGCCCCGTGGTGACCACGAGAGATCTGCCGTCGATGTGGCGGCACGCGGGGGTCGCGGCGTTCGCCCTGCTGGCGGGCGTGACGGCGATGGCGCTGCCGATCTGGAGGAGGCGGGGATGA